One part of the Hypomesus transpacificus isolate Combined female unplaced genomic scaffold, fHypTra1 scaffold_127, whole genome shotgun sequence genome encodes these proteins:
- the cyth1b gene encoding cytohesin-1b isoform X3 produces MQRNKQVAMGRKKFNMDPKKGIRFLIDSSLLKNTSDDIAQFLYKGEGLNKTAIGDYLGERDDFNIQVLHAFGELHEFTDLNLVQALRQFLWSFRLPGEAQKIDRMMEAFAQRYCHCNTGVFQSTDTCYVLSFAVIMLNTSLHNPNVKDKPSVQRFTAMNRGINDGGDLPEDLLRNLYESIKNEPFKIPEDDGNDLTHTFFNPDREGWLLKLGGGRVKTWKRRWFILTDNCLYYFEYTTDKEPRGIIPLENLSIRDVEDSKKPNCFELYIPDHKDQVIKACKTEADGRVVEGNHTFYRISAPNVEEKEEWINNIKAAISKDPFYEMLAARKKKVSSLKGL; encoded by the exons ATGCAGAGGAACAAGCAGGTGGCCATGGGCCGGAAGAAGTTCAATATGGACCCCAAGAAG gGGATACGgtttttgattgacagctcccTGCTGAAGAACACCAGCGATGACATTGCCCAGTTCCTGtacaagggggaggggcttaacAAGACTGCCATTGGAGACTACctgggggagag aGATGACTTCAATATCCAGGTGCTCCATGCCTTTGGGGAGTTGCATGAATTCACAGACCTCAACCTGGTGCAGGCCCTCAG gcagTTCCTGTGGAGTTTCCGTTTGCCTGGAGAAGCTCAGAAGATTGACCGCATGATGGAGGCCTTCGCCCAGCGCTACTGCCACTGCAACACTGGGGTGTTCCAGAgcaccg aTACCTGCTATGTGTTGTCGTTTGCTGTGATCATGCTGAACACCAGCCTCCACAACCCCAACGTCAAGGACAAGCCCTCCGTCCAGAGGTTCACAGCCATGAACAGAGGCATCAACGATGGAGGAGATCTTCCTGAAGACCTGCTCAGG aacCTGTATGAGAGCATCAAGAACGAGCCCTTCAAGATCCCCGAGGACGATGGGaatgacctcacacacaccttcttcaACCCTGACAGAGAGGGCTGGCTCCTCAAACTAGG AGGCGGACGTGTGAAAACCTGGAAGAGACGATGGTTTATCCTCACAGACAACTGCCTCTACTACTTTGAGTACACCACT gacaaAGAGCCCAGAGGAATCATTCCTCTGGAAAATCTCAGTATTAGAGACGTGGAAGACTCCAAGAAGCCT aACTGCTTCGAACTCTACATCCCCGATCACAAAGACCAGGTGATCAAAGCGTGCAAGACGGAGGCCGACGGCCGCGTTGTCGAGGGCAACCACACCTTCTACAGGATCTCTGCCCCCAacgtggaggagaaggaggagtggaTCAATAACATCAA AGCTGCCATAAGCAAAGACCCCTTCTATGAGATGCTGGCTGCCCGGAAGAAGAAGGTCTCTTCCCTGAAGGGGCTGTAG
- the cyth1b gene encoding cytohesin-1b isoform X2 codes for MVLKTEDGVAEDLNPEEKQELENIRRRKHQLLQDIQRLKDEIAEVTSEIENLGSSEERKSMQRNKQVAMGRKKFNMDPKKGIRFLIDSSLLKNTSDDIAQFLYKGEGLNKTAIGDYLGERDDFNIQVLHAFGELHEFTDLNLVQALRQFLWSFRLPGEAQKIDRMMEAFAQRYCHCNTGVFQSTDTCYVLSFAVIMLNTSLHNPNVKDKPSVQRFTAMNRGINDGGDLPEDLLRNLYESIKNEPFKIPEDDGNDLTHTFFNPDREGWLLKLGGGRVKTWKRRWFILTDNCLYYFEYTTDKEPRGIIPLENLSIRDVEDSKKPNCFELYIPDHKDQVIKACKTEADGRVVEGNHTFYRISAPNVEEKEEWINNIKAAISKDPFYEMLAARKKKVSSLKGL; via the exons ATGGTTTTGAAGACGGAAGATGGAGTTG cagAGGACCTGAACCCTGAGGAGAAACAGGAGCTGGAGAACATCAGACGCAGGAAACACCAGCTGCTGCAGgacatccag cgccTGAAGGATGAGATAGCGGAGGTGACCAGTGAGATTGAAAACCTGGGCTCATCCGAAGAGAg GAAGAGCATGCAGAGGAACAAGCAGGTGGCCATGGGCCGGAAGAAGTTCAATATGGACCCCAAGAAG gGGATACGgtttttgattgacagctcccTGCTGAAGAACACCAGCGATGACATTGCCCAGTTCCTGtacaagggggaggggcttaacAAGACTGCCATTGGAGACTACctgggggagag aGATGACTTCAATATCCAGGTGCTCCATGCCTTTGGGGAGTTGCATGAATTCACAGACCTCAACCTGGTGCAGGCCCTCAG gcagTTCCTGTGGAGTTTCCGTTTGCCTGGAGAAGCTCAGAAGATTGACCGCATGATGGAGGCCTTCGCCCAGCGCTACTGCCACTGCAACACTGGGGTGTTCCAGAgcaccg aTACCTGCTATGTGTTGTCGTTTGCTGTGATCATGCTGAACACCAGCCTCCACAACCCCAACGTCAAGGACAAGCCCTCCGTCCAGAGGTTCACAGCCATGAACAGAGGCATCAACGATGGAGGAGATCTTCCTGAAGACCTGCTCAGG aacCTGTATGAGAGCATCAAGAACGAGCCCTTCAAGATCCCCGAGGACGATGGGaatgacctcacacacaccttcttcaACCCTGACAGAGAGGGCTGGCTCCTCAAACTAGG AGGCGGACGTGTGAAAACCTGGAAGAGACGATGGTTTATCCTCACAGACAACTGCCTCTACTACTTTGAGTACACCACT gacaaAGAGCCCAGAGGAATCATTCCTCTGGAAAATCTCAGTATTAGAGACGTGGAAGACTCCAAGAAGCCT aACTGCTTCGAACTCTACATCCCCGATCACAAAGACCAGGTGATCAAAGCGTGCAAGACGGAGGCCGACGGCCGCGTTGTCGAGGGCAACCACACCTTCTACAGGATCTCTGCCCCCAacgtggaggagaaggaggagtggaTCAATAACATCAA AGCTGCCATAAGCAAAGACCCCTTCTATGAGATGCTGGCTGCCCGGAAGAAGAAGGTCTCTTCCCTGAAGGGGCTGTAG
- the timp2a gene encoding metalloproteinase inhibitor 2a, translated as MRFSVNGVLCTLAVLILWRAEEIAEACSCAPVHPQQAFCNADIVIRAKVVGEKEVDTGNDIYGNPIKRIQYEVKQIKMFKGPDQDVESVFTAPVSAICGVTLDTSGKKEYLISGKAEAGGSMHVTLCDYIMLWDAMSPTQKKSLSQRYQMGCDCKIVRCPSLPCEISSPEECLWTDMMIEKQVYGRQANHYACVKRADGSCSWYRGAAPPKKEFLDVEDP; from the exons ATGAGGTTTTCCGTTAACGGTGTCCTGTGCACGCTTGCAGTATTGATCCTTTGGCGAGCGGAGGAAATAGCCGAAGCTTGCAGCTGTGCGCCCGTTCACCCGCAACAGGCGTTCTGCAACGCGGACATAG ttatCCGAGCCAAGGtggtgggagagaaggaggtggacACTGGGAATGACATCTATGGAAACCCCATCAAGAGGATCCAGTATGAGGTCAAACAGATCAAG ATGTTCAAGGGCCCTGACCAGGATGTGGAGTCTGTGTTCACCGCGCCCGTCTCTGCCATCTGCGGCGTCACCCTGGACACCAGCGGCAAGAAGGAGTACCTGATCTCAG GCAAGGCGGAGGCAGGCGGCAGCATGCACGTGACGCTGTGTGATTACATCATGCTCTGGGACGCCATGAGCCCCACCCAGAAGAAGAGCCTGAGCCAGAGATACCAGATGGGCTGCGACTGcaag attgtgcgctgcccctccctgccctgtgAGATCTCGTCCCCTGAGGAGTGTCTCTGGACCGACATGATGATTGAGAAGCAGGTGTACGGTCGCCAGGCCAACCACTATGCCTGTGTGAAGAGGGCCGACGGTTCCTGTTCCTGGTACCGCGGCGCGGCTCCGCCCAAGAAGGAGTTCCTGGATGTGGAGGACCCCTAG
- the cyth1b gene encoding cytohesin-1b isoform X1: MGTVSELCASSFQAFLCPSVRPAGTTAEDLNPEEKQELENIRRRKHQLLQDIQRLKDEIAEVTSEIENLGSSEERKSMQRNKQVAMGRKKFNMDPKKGIRFLIDSSLLKNTSDDIAQFLYKGEGLNKTAIGDYLGERDDFNIQVLHAFGELHEFTDLNLVQALRQFLWSFRLPGEAQKIDRMMEAFAQRYCHCNTGVFQSTDTCYVLSFAVIMLNTSLHNPNVKDKPSVQRFTAMNRGINDGGDLPEDLLRNLYESIKNEPFKIPEDDGNDLTHTFFNPDREGWLLKLGGGRVKTWKRRWFILTDNCLYYFEYTTDKEPRGIIPLENLSIRDVEDSKKPNCFELYIPDHKDQVIKACKTEADGRVVEGNHTFYRISAPNVEEKEEWINNIKAAISKDPFYEMLAARKKKVSSLKGL; the protein is encoded by the exons aTGGGGACGGTGAGTGAGCTGTGTGCCTCCAGTTTCCAGGCGTTCCTCTGTCCATCAGTGAGACCAGCAGGCACCACAG cagAGGACCTGAACCCTGAGGAGAAACAGGAGCTGGAGAACATCAGACGCAGGAAACACCAGCTGCTGCAGgacatccag cgccTGAAGGATGAGATAGCGGAGGTGACCAGTGAGATTGAAAACCTGGGCTCATCCGAAGAGAg GAAGAGCATGCAGAGGAACAAGCAGGTGGCCATGGGCCGGAAGAAGTTCAATATGGACCCCAAGAAG gGGATACGgtttttgattgacagctcccTGCTGAAGAACACCAGCGATGACATTGCCCAGTTCCTGtacaagggggaggggcttaacAAGACTGCCATTGGAGACTACctgggggagag aGATGACTTCAATATCCAGGTGCTCCATGCCTTTGGGGAGTTGCATGAATTCACAGACCTCAACCTGGTGCAGGCCCTCAG gcagTTCCTGTGGAGTTTCCGTTTGCCTGGAGAAGCTCAGAAGATTGACCGCATGATGGAGGCCTTCGCCCAGCGCTACTGCCACTGCAACACTGGGGTGTTCCAGAgcaccg aTACCTGCTATGTGTTGTCGTTTGCTGTGATCATGCTGAACACCAGCCTCCACAACCCCAACGTCAAGGACAAGCCCTCCGTCCAGAGGTTCACAGCCATGAACAGAGGCATCAACGATGGAGGAGATCTTCCTGAAGACCTGCTCAGG aacCTGTATGAGAGCATCAAGAACGAGCCCTTCAAGATCCCCGAGGACGATGGGaatgacctcacacacaccttcttcaACCCTGACAGAGAGGGCTGGCTCCTCAAACTAGG AGGCGGACGTGTGAAAACCTGGAAGAGACGATGGTTTATCCTCACAGACAACTGCCTCTACTACTTTGAGTACACCACT gacaaAGAGCCCAGAGGAATCATTCCTCTGGAAAATCTCAGTATTAGAGACGTGGAAGACTCCAAGAAGCCT aACTGCTTCGAACTCTACATCCCCGATCACAAAGACCAGGTGATCAAAGCGTGCAAGACGGAGGCCGACGGCCGCGTTGTCGAGGGCAACCACACCTTCTACAGGATCTCTGCCCCCAacgtggaggagaaggaggagtggaTCAATAACATCAA AGCTGCCATAAGCAAAGACCCCTTCTATGAGATGCTGGCTGCCCGGAAGAAGAAGGTCTCTTCCCTGAAGGGGCTGTAG